Within the Hippoglossus stenolepis isolate QCI-W04-F060 chromosome 2, HSTE1.2, whole genome shotgun sequence genome, the region cacaTAGTCAGAAGACATCCATCTAGCAACATGTTCTCTGTGTAAGGACTGTGTTGACTGTGATGTCGTGTTCAGGGAAAACTTTTGTTCCTTTCCATGAACATCATGAAGACATTGGGTGGCTTCCTGATGTAAGCTCCGCACTCAACAGAGAATTATGCCCAAAACTGTGACTCTATGTATgtcaattacatattaaatgtCCATGTAACTTTTGTACACAAGTTGAATGTAAAGGGTCACAtttaatgaagtgttttctgtcatgttgaGTTTGTGTGAATACATCAAATAAGAGAGTAATTTGattcaataaatgtttaatgtttatagTTAGGcttaactttatttaatcaaatcaccCTCAACTTCTTTTTTGGATTCATTTACACTAACTCAACATATtagaaaacacttcattaaaTCTGACCCTTAACATTCAACTTATGTAAGTTACATAGAAATGTCAAATCCATTTTTTGGAGTATATGAgagaacagtttaaaaaaaggtctTCCAGTTGTTCCCCACTGCCACAGATCACAAGTTCAGTCAGGTTCTACTTTGACATGGAGTTGTTCTGTAAACTGTGAAGGAGCAATCTGCTGGAAGCTCATAACACATCTCTCCATAATCAGACACATGCATCAGATAACAGAAAAAGAGCGTCTGGAAATACAAACactcttttgtgtttgtttgcatttatgtTCCTCACACTTCTCAAACAGGAGCCAGGTTCACCTCCAGGCCTCGAGGTGGCCTCACCACTGCCAATGAATATactggagacacacagacaacaggtGATGAGACAAACTGGATCGTCTGTCCACCAGGTGTCAGGGTTTCCTCTCGCTTAAAGTTTCAAAGACTGTGTAAAGGAGCTGCAAAGGAGAACAAATCTGCATAGTCTGTGACACACAAGTAAATAACCATCACACAGCAGTGTGTAATAATAGTGTGTTAATGTTTGAGCACAGGGTCTAGTAGTCGGGAGATCAGACCAAATTAGAAAATTCTTGACAAACCTCATTGATTCCTTCATGCAGCGTTTAAATGTAATCtgcaatgtattttttttataacataTTGTGTTTACTATCACTTCCAAAATACCAACAATAGTAGATAAGGttaaatggatagatagatagatagatagatagatagatagatagatagatagatagatagatagatagatagatagatagatagatagatagatagatagatgctCCAGGAAGGTGACTGGAGGTGTGACCCTGTTGCTGAAGTTAACCTTGGCCTGGCCACTGCTGAGGGTCTGAGACACATGTCTGTGGCTCCCCCTTcaggacacacagaggaaagacGTAAGGGTGAGACAGATAAGTTACTCTCTGTTAAAATAGAAGGATTTAATatcatgaaatgtaaaaactgagGTGAGGTTATGAAGAGTAGTGACAGGTTACATAAACATATGATGCAGCATGAGCCAGCAAAAGCtgaataaataactgaataaacattttcctttgagCACAGATTGCATTTTATGAAGTGAAATGACAGGTTATTTAATTTAAGCAGGATTTTTCTATTCCTACAATAACACTGTTACTCAGAAGTCAAGCATTGACAGATTTGAAAAAGATTTCAAGCCTGCAGTTCAATAGCAGGTGCAAACAAAATAGTCAAGGtgaagcaaaaagaaaacatgactaCAGTCAGGGGAAACATGTAATGGATTCCTGAGGTCACTGTCTTACCATCCCAAACTAAATCCCCAGAAAAAAACGTAAACTCTTGTTTTAATGCTTTAGTTTtaacacacagcaaaacaactGACCAATGCTTTGCAATAACGCATGACACAAATGTCATGACTGTTAGAGATTACATTTTGTTTCCAGGGAGATTGTCTGATTGATTGGTGAAATGTTTCATTGACTGGCCGCATTTTTCAAAGAGAATATAATACTAAATCCAATGCATCTGTTTACAAGCGAGAGGCCCTTACTTTAAGATAATCTTAATATTCAGTGTATTGTAATATACTGGGGGTTGTGGATGCATGGGATAAATTGactatttattttgaaagaataaATTATCGCAGGATGTCACAGTAGCATGGGAGACGGGGCTCGGTGAAAAATGTCAGAGACTAATAAATTCTTTAGGACAGactttttaatgtatttgttgtgGCCTGAAGTTAcgtcaaagaagaaaaataaagctATCCTGTGGATCAAATAACATAATCATGAGCCCTCAGGCATCCAGAGTTGAATCAGGTAAATAAACTAAGGTGAAGGTATATTTTCCAAAGTTTGTCTGAGGGGAGGCCAGTCTCTGGTGTACGGCCTTCATCATGACCTGATGCTCATTCAGCCTCAACTCAAACATCATTGTAGTTTCCACCCCCGCCATACTCAGTATAGAGACATTACTGCAGCATAAGCGATGCACAGTGATCCAGAGACACTGGCTGTTTGTTGTGTCGATCAGCACCTTGTCAGCATTCAGAGATACGCTCTAGAAACAGTGAACTGTTTCTAAGGAAACACTAGATAAGATTCAAGGTTGTGATGATGGTAGAAAATTCTACAGATGTAGAAATATTCTGAGCATgagtgaaaaacattttgtgcacATGTGTAAAGTTTGTTGTAGCTGtagaaatctgttctgtagatATACTTAAGTTTGTGAAGGAAAGTTTTCAACAGTAATATTTCTCCATGTCTGAGGGAGGGACACAAATTTCTCATGTGAAGTTATAAGGACCAAATTTGACcctgtattcatattttttattattctgtagACTAAATCATCTATTTCAACAACCAGCAgtgatgaaatgaatgaatgatacATGGACTGCATGAAGAGAGGAAATTATAATGCAAACACCATTCATTTATTGGTATAATATTTCATAATACTTTATAGGTTTCATTCTATTAAATACATATGTACTAAGCCTGTGTGTATATAGGCAGGCATTTCACATTCAGGTCCAGTTTCAGTGCAGTGACGACCAAACAGATTCACTTGTTCCTAAAACAGAAGTGAACGAGGAGCCGCTGCTCAACACATCATTTTATCATCTGTAATCacttcacatgtttttatatgcATCTTTCATTtacccctccctcctcctttatACGCTCACATCTGAAATATCCATTcacctccctgtgtgttttttgtgtgtatataaatgCCTCTCGATTCAGTGAGGTCGAATCTCTTTGGAGGAGGGACAGAGCGGTCTCCCTGAGGTCCTCCTCGACGGCGCCAATGTGAACCAGCCGGGAATGCATTGTGGGTCAGCTGTAGAGGCAGGCACGTGGGTCCAAGAGGCTACAATCAGTGATCAGTTTCGGTCCAGATTGAGATAGTGAGGTGTAGCTTAGGCTGGTTTAGTCCCGTTTTAAATCCACCTGAATCCTTTTGGATCCACTCGCctttaaaaggacaaataatTTACCTACAATAGGGATGTGGAATAGATGCAATAGATGCTGTTGAGTTGGCATGGTAACAAGGCAAAATGCAAAATAGGTATCGTCGTGTCGGAAGGACCACCTGAGTCAATTAGTCCTTGAACAGTGCTGCATGTTTTTCTAAATTCTTACAGAAACACACTTTGGGGTCATCTCCACTGATTCTCAATTGTGCCAAGAAATCTCAAGATGCTATTTGActcatcaggaaaaaaaacaaggatttATTTGAAGAACTCATCTCAGGTGCTCAGCAGGATAGAGTAGTTTGGACTCCCTTGGGGGGGTAGGTGGGGGTGGTGGGATGCATTCATGCTTTCGTCGGTGAAGCAGCAGCGGTGAGGATCCTGGGGAATCTCCGTGGACAATCAGTGCGTGTGGCTTCATCCgagtctctgtgttgtgtggagAGAAGGGTGCTCGGAGTTGCTGAAGGGGAAAAAGACATATCAGGGACTTTTGAGATGCACCCTGTTAAGTCttaggtgtgtatgtgtctgtgcataaagttggtgtgtgtgcacccTGATGTGCGCCTGAGTGCAAgtttgagtgtgtatgtgtgtgtgtgtgtgtgtgcgtgtgagttaGCTTTTCTTCAAGAGTTCAGGTTATATAGCAGCTGACGTGTCTCGAGACAGACACAAGTACATCCAGTTCGTGTTTCTATCCGCTTCAAGTTTGCACGATGACATCAGACCACGATCCAGTTCAGGCTCATTTGAATTGCAGTCATTGTAGTCAGCACAGACCGATCTAAAAAAGAGTCCATAGCGTCGCTAGAAGGGTGCAGCAGTCTCAGAGGAAGGGGTTGTGGCTGTGTGTCTGCGTCTGGGACTGACTGCGGGCTGCCGGTCGCGGAGACAGGGGGAGCAGGGGCTGGGGGAGGTTGGAGGGGAGGTCCAGGAGTCCGGCAGGAggctgtgtgagagaggaggggaggacgggctgctggtggtggagagggagaggcagcgATGGGCTGTAGGAGAGCATGTGAGGGGGCAGCGGGGAGGTGGAGGATGGTCTCATTTGGTTGAGGGTGAGGCGAGGCTGGTCGCAGTGGAAGGGGTTGGTGGGAGACGGAGCACTCAGacctgaggggaaaaaacaggttttattagttggaaaacattttaaatattatatcaGTGAGACCTTTGTAAGCTGTACTTCTTGAATGATTTGTTACCTAAGAGGAAGGGGTTGTTGTGCATTTTGCTAAGAGGGTTGGTGGGTATCAGAGCATCTAAGTTGACCAGCGAGGCCCCCGTAGGTCCCAGAAAGGTCTCTGGGGTCCGACACACACGTGTAGGCGGTGCGCTGAGTGGAGCTGCGAGCCGGGACAGGTCGAACATCTCTGGGCTGTCGGACTCTCGTCCATTTACCAGAGGTTTCGCAGGAGGATCAGCCCCAAATGCATCGGTTTTGGAATCCGCCGCAGAAAACGGGTCAGAGTCGGGTTTTACCCCAAACAGCTCTTCATCTGCATCAGGACgagaaaagacaatgaaaatgatggggtacattttacatttttaaacattgaaCCATGCTACGATTTCTATTTCTGATATTTACTGTGTTAGAATAATATTGTGATAGTTTACGACAAGTGATAGTGTCGTAAAAGAGTTCAGTGGACATGAGCAtaagaacaagaaaaacatgGGAGTCATAAGAAGTCAGCGGAGGTGTGGATTGACAAAAGTATGTAATGTGTAATAAAATGATGTAATGGATGCATGCGCCATAGAAGATAATTAAGAACATCATGTCAGTAATGGACGGAGCAAAGATGTAAGTTGGTTCACCTGCTGTGTGATGCTGTAATTAATATTTGATAAATCATAATTTAAGTTCCCCCGCATCGTCTAAGTGTGGATACATAGGTTTTCACAAGAAGGAATGAAACGCAAGTCAGAAGAAGACAAGATTCTCTGCAGACTAACTGGCCTAACTTGGATTATGgtataatatagtatatatatgGTATCGTCTCATTCGTGTTTAGAGTCATCTTCTCTATTACTACGAGATCACTGTGTCAATTTTGAAGTTTTTGGCCTTTGTGTTAAAAGTGCCTTTGAGGTATGCGCCCTAACCATTTGGTTCCTGGTTTGGGAAAAGCTCCTGCACTCACATGCTGATGAAGAGACTTGTTTCCATGGTTATCATAAGATTTCTACGAATATATACATTCCATATAAAGATTGATTATTAGATCAGTTTGTGAAAAgctcaaataaaatgaaatatccaCTGTCAAAATATCCTGTGGTTTACTTTCAGAAGGTGAATAAACCAAACCAGAGGCCACAGAACGGACTGAGAGCTGCTTCTTTAAACAGCCTCTGTCTGGTCcttccattttttccccctaatACCTCAAACTAATCCTACCAACCACGCAAATGCATCCGATTACTTGAACCAGCAGGTTTAGTTAAGTGATGTTATCTCTCATCTGCTGATTCAATGAGCACTATCACTCTAAAATCTCATCTTACTTTAGGTTGTTTGActaatttctttcttccttcctcacGTCTTTTAGGTAAAGGACAAAAACTGTTCCTTTGTCTATAAAATGCGCTAAATGAACTCTGCcttgtcattttctgttttatgatAATCATTTGTGGAGGTCTAAAAATTGAAAGATATGAagttattcattaaaaaaacatgaagtggtgtttttttccttattttgtTCCACTATATTAATGTTATCAGCAAACAAAAACCTATGTTTATGTCGTGTTATAAGTCTAAAAGTTTTACCAACGCTATTCTATTTTTCGGTTAGAGTTAGGGGCTCATGCTAAGTATATTTTTCCAACTGCTGTCTGCAAGAGACTTAAAGCATCTGTAGAGTccaaatgtgctgtaaaaaccAGTACAGTACTGGCTGTCTTGTACTACAATACCTGTGGGACTAGAAGGTTGAGGTGAGGACACTTGAGGAGCCTCCTGTTTAggcttctcctcttcctgcGCAGCAAACGGATCTGTCCCATCGACATCTGCACAGGAAATTGAAAACTGATGCAAACAGTACAACCATAGGCTGAGACCAGTGCTTCACGTTTTTGGACAAACATTGTCAAGCACAATCAGTGTGTCTGTTCACTGTGAGGAGATCTGGTCTCGCGGATCAGTGTCCTGTACCTCCGTCTGTTGGGTTGTCCCATGCATGATTTACAGGACTGGAGGAGGTCGGCGCTTCTTCCCAGGGGTCTGTGCTTGGGTCGGCACACGGGGCCCAAGGATTGGATGcgttggaggaggagggaggggctgTCCAAGGGCTACCAATCACAGGAGTGCTGCAGTGAACTGCTGTGAGGACAAATCGACAAAAGACACCAAACCCAGTAAATACACAACCTCACAGAATTTGAGAAGACATACTGGGATGGTAGGTCTTGTGTCATATTGACCTGACGTGCGAGTGGATGTGTTGGTGTGTCTGCGATTAGCCACGCACCTACAGAGTCCCAGGGGTCTGAGGTGACATCATGGGCGGGCTGAGCTGAGTTCCAAGGGTCACTGGGGGGGGGCGGGTGCTCAGATGATGCGCCAAATATGTCCACCAGGTCCAACATGGCTGACTGCAGAGGAAGCAACAAGTGTTACATTCAAACACTTTCTTATGTGCTTCCAGTTTCGTGTGAATGAACAGCAGGACTCTTGATGAAAGCCAGAGGAAATTCATCCAACCCTGATGAGAAGGGAACTGTAACTACATAGTATGACTGTGTAatagataaattaaaaacactattAAACCGTATTTAGACATTGAGCCTGACACACTTTACTAAAGGGAAGTTGATTCAGAGTAAGTGatgtaaatgcaaatgaatAAAGCAGAATTGGAAACGATTATGGACTGTTATACTAACACTGTTTCCCTGaaaactttttctttcagattacaatattttttattggctttattgtgtatttattttattaagtttTCATACTgcttaagatttaaaaaaaattattaaatccaaatgacaaaataatcattttcacAAAGCAGTTGATGACAAGACAAGTTAAACAAAAtaagctaaactaagctacGCTAAGACAGGACGAGACCAGACAAGTTAACCTAAGTTAAGACAAGAtaagacaacacaaaacaagaaaagaattTAATACTGAAAGCCAGCGATTGCAGATGTCTTGGTGCtgtatataatgtgtgtgttgatttgttaTCGGTGCACATGTTGGCAGTGAGAACACATTACGTGACGCAGTGAGAGTGAAAAGTGCCTGAGGTAAGTCAGAAACAGGGTCATCATTTCATAAATTTGTCAGGCAGCatctggaggagcagagcttccacagcagcagactgcAGTGCAGCATGTGGAGAGCAGTTGGTTCTAAACTACAGTAACCTGCACAGTCGGTGTCTTTGTAACAACACGGATCCTTCCTTTGTGTGAATACAGTTTGCACAGcataaaaagtaataaacaaTTTCATACCGCAGCAGCTGTCATTGATGGATTATCATAGAGCCCGATCGATATAGAAATTTGGGGGCTGATACTGATATTAGCAAGTTAAATATCTGAGGCCGAGATATCAACtgttacatataaataaataaaaaattgacAATTATTCCCAAAGATGTCCTtagagaaatgtaattgaggcttgatattttccacccgttcatccatccattatctacaaCGCTTatcccagctgatattgggCGAGAGCCTAAACAGGTCATCAGTGTATttcagggccaacatacagagacaaacaaccgttcacactcccattcacacctacaggcaatttaaagtctcctagtaacctaaccacaatctgcatgtctttggactgcaGGGGGAGAGCCAgtgtacccagagaaaacccacacattgtttaattctgtaaaataaaacctttcatATTGGCGCATATTGGCAAACAGAATATTTCAGCCAACCGTTAACTCATTCGGGCTCACATTGCAGAATACCATTATGTCTATATTTGCCAACCAAAAAATTGGTCGGACtctatttcaaataaacaacattgtCAATGTTATGATCATAACAAAGCAAGATAAATCTGCACAAATCGGTGCTGACATCAAAGGAAACAACGGTGCAGGATCAAACTTTTTAACACGATTTCCTGGGTCGGAAGTTCAATGTGGAAGTTTGAAGTTAACAACATGGGTAATCTCTCTTAGGTCTCAatcattaaaactaaacttttaGCTTATCCTGATCTTTGTATGCAGGATTTGACTTTAACAGACGCTCACTCATAGTCACATGAAGTCCAATCGTGGTCCaatatgcacacactcatatacaaAGGTGTGATGTGGAAACTTGGACCAGCTGGTTCACTCAGAGCAGAAGTTCAGTGGTCAAACTTgaatatttgcatatttcccATTTTTCAATGCAGGAGTTGATGTAAGTTAAATAACTGATTTATTTGTTAATTGATCAAACAAAAACTATTATTCaaattacagtgtttttataGGTCTTAAAACATGCACCCACTGTAAATTGCACTAAATTCAATGAGCTATGTATCTGACCTTGTGAATATGTCAGGTATTACGTTGGTTAGAGGAGCATTTTGGAGCTCTCTTGTATTATTTTCCCCCCTGATCCTAAtgtccattttatttttctgagaaTAAGGATAATGAGAATATGACCAATTACAAGCCATGGGAACATTAACGTCAGATGACCTGTGATCCTGAATGGCTTGTTGACAGGCCAATGAGGGAGGGAGCTGGTGTGCTACGAGATAAGGAGTGTGGGCTTTTAGGCAAATGTCATGCTGAGCTCAAGGTTAGACAAGACAAAGTCATTATCATTCAGCAGGCACCTTTCTCCTCCCCCCCGCTCACCCCTTTCCCTCTCAAACCCTCCCTCATTATGCTGATCCATGTTTTCCCTCCCTATCACGACACACCATAAACTCCACTTCATTCTCTAAATTCCTGCCAACAGCCACCTACAAatgcacccacccacccacctcaCCATGCAAATACGAATACTGTACagcgtgcacacgcacacacactcacaaacacacaaacacacaaacacacaaacacatttttaaactcaCCTCCTGAGTCCCTGAATGGCTCTCTCTCCGGCTCTCATCCAGGGCCTTCTGTAACAGAGACTCGTCTCCTTGGCGACAGCGCTGCTCCTGCAGGGGCGGCATCGTGACATCATCAACATTAACGCGACGCCAATGAGCGtggaagtacacacacacacacacacacacacacacgctgacgTTAGTGAAACAGTGTTTGGCTTAGTCCATCCGAATGAAGGCGGCACCAGTGCTGCTGAAATATTTAGTGGACAAAGAGCATAGGGCAGTTTAgttaagcagagagaaaaagtgcAGAGAAAATCTTCCAAAACCACTTAGACGTTTAAACACAAATTGTGTGTGAGAGGACACATAAAAACTGGATTATTAATGAGGCTGGTGGGAGATACAGCCGAGGTACTGGGaagcagaaggaggagaggctgCCAATGAGGGATGTAGGGAAGGaaaaagtttagtttagtttcagAGCCATATCATGAAATACAGAGACGCACAACTAGAGTTTTAAAAACGTTAACAAAGAGCTGTATggagtgaggtgtgtgtgtgtgtgtgtgtgtgtgtgtgtgtgtgtgtgtgtgtgtgtgtgtgtgtgtgtgtgtgtgtgtgtgtgtgtgtgtgtgtgtgtgtgtgcatgtctatctatagttatgagggcccATTTAGGTTctataccatcattgtgaggacattttaacattgtgagggcactttggctggtcctcacacattaaattggctttttgagggttaagacttggttttagggatAGGGTTTgaattaggttagggtaagggttagggttaggcatttagttgtgatggttgaggttagggtaagaggctagggaatgcattatgtcaatgagtgtcctcacaactatagcGACgccaagagtgtgtgtgtgtagctaaGGGGAGGATGCTGGCAATCACACATTAtcataatatgtgtgtgtatgctgttTTACCTTCTGACTCTCCTCCCTGCTCATGGCTAAGgcgagctggagctgcagctcctcctccccgcTGGTCTGAGGCCGGGCCTGCTCCAGGTCAGAGGCGGCGCGAGGAGACGACGACGAGGCTGCAGAGAGTTTGAGGaaggagtgagagtgagagtgtgtgtgtgcggtggtCTGTGTGGCTGATTTGAACATTCTCAGGCCTACGCTGCAGTATTGATAATCCATCGGGGGCTGGACTACGGTGCAAATTGCATTTCATTAGGGATGTGGTGTGAATACAAGTGTGTATTTTAAACTCTTAATCTATTTATTCACAAATTTCCAACACACTATCTTTAAAAACTCACAGTTGAAGGAGGACGGAGAGCCTCTGGAGCGGCTGAACTCATCGCCGTACAGCACAGCCATGCTGGGCTGGCTCGTTCGCCTACCCGGGTGATAAGACGGGGGGATGCCTCCGTACACACCCCCGCCTCCTCCGCTGCCCCCCCCAGCCATTCGCTCCTTGGTCTTCAGGGCTTGACTCCTCTCCTGGCGGAGCCGCTCCTCGTCCCGCAGGAGACACACCAGCTGGCGAGCTTTTTCCCTCACGTTAGCCCCCTGGTCTCTGCCGTCACGGTCCATGTACTGGAAGTCACGCAGTGTCTGAGCCCACACAAGCAATCAAAGCACATTTTGTAATCAACAGGAACTTTTCAAACAATGTACAGATCGAGTTGTGATAACGATGCAAGAGAATCTCAACAATCTGATCTGCAGGAGTGTAATGATAttgttattagttatttgatatgAAATTAG harbors:
- the epn3b gene encoding epsin-3 isoform X3, which encodes MMSNGQALRRQVKNIVHNYSEAEIKVREATSNDPWGPSSSLMSEIADLTFNVVAFAEVMGMVWKRLNDSGKNWRHVYKTLRDFQYMDRDGRDQGANVREKARQLVCLLRDEERLRQERSQALKTKERMAGGGSGGGGGVYGGIPPSYHPGRRTSQPSMAVLYGDEFSRSRGSPSSFNSSSSSPRAASDLEQARPQTSGEEELQLQLALAMSREESQKEQRCRQGDESLLQKALDESRRESHSGTQESAMLDLVDIFGASSEHPPPPSDPWNSAQPAHDVTSDPWDSVAVHCSTPVIGSPWTAPPSSSNASNPWAPCADPSTDPWEEAPTSSSPVNHAWDNPTDGDVDGTDPFAAQEEEKPKQEAPQVSSPQPSSPTDEELFGVKPDSDPFSAADSKTDAFGADPPAKPLVNGRESDSPEMFDLSRLAAPLSAPPTRVCRTPETFLGPTGASLVNLDALIPTNPLSKMHNNPFLLGLSAPSPTNPFHCDQPRLTLNQMRPSSTSPLPPHMLSYSPSLPLPLHHQQPVLPSSLTQPPAGLLDLPSNLPQPLLPLSPRPAARSQSQTQTHSHNPFL
- the epn3b gene encoding epsin-3 isoform X1; protein product: MMSNGQALRRQVKNIVHNYSEAEIKVREATSNDPWGPSSSLMSEIADLTFNVVAFAEVMGMVWKRLNDSGKNWRHVYKALTLLDYLLKTGSERVAQQCRENAFTIQTLRDFQYMDRDGRDQGANVREKARQLVCLLRDEERLRQERSQALKTKERMAGGGSGGGGGVYGGIPPSYHPGRRTSQPSMAVLYGDEFSRSRGSPSSFNSSSSSPRAASDLEQARPQTSGEEELQLQLALAMSREESQKEQRCRQGDESLLQKALDESRRESHSGTQESAMLDLVDIFGASSEHPPPPSDPWNSAQPAHDVTSDPWDSVAVHCSTPVIGSPWTAPPSSSNASNPWAPCADPSTDPWEEAPTSSSPVNHAWDNPTDGDVDGTDPFAAQEEEKPKQEAPQVSSPQPSSPTDEELFGVKPDSDPFSAADSKTDAFGADPPAKPLVNGRESDSPEMFDLSRLAAPLSAPPTRVCRTPETFLGPTGASLVNLDALIPTNPLSKMHNNPFLLGLSAPSPTNPFHCDQPRLTLNQMRPSSTSPLPPHMLSYSPSLPLPLHHQQPVLPSSLTQPPAGLLDLPSNLPQPLLPLSPRPAARSQSQTQTHSHNPFL
- the epn3b gene encoding epsin-3 isoform X2, translated to MMSNGQALRRQVKNIVHNYSEAEIKVREATSNDPWGPSSSLMSEIADLTFNVVAFAEVMGMVWKRLNDSGKNWRHVYKALTLLDYLLKTGSERVAQQCRENAFTIQTLRDFQYMDRDGRDQGANVREKARQLVCLLRDEERLRQERSQALKTKERMAGGGSGGGGGVYGGIPPSYHPGRRTSQPSMAVLYGDEFSRSRGSPSSFNSSSSSPRAASDLEQARPQTSGEEELQLQLALAMSREESQKEQRCRQGDESLLQKALDESRRESHSGTQESAMLDLVDIFGASSEHPPPPSDPWNSAQPAHDVTSDPWDSVVHCSTPVIGSPWTAPPSSSNASNPWAPCADPSTDPWEEAPTSSSPVNHAWDNPTDGDVDGTDPFAAQEEEKPKQEAPQVSSPQPSSPTDEELFGVKPDSDPFSAADSKTDAFGADPPAKPLVNGRESDSPEMFDLSRLAAPLSAPPTRVCRTPETFLGPTGASLVNLDALIPTNPLSKMHNNPFLLGLSAPSPTNPFHCDQPRLTLNQMRPSSTSPLPPHMLSYSPSLPLPLHHQQPVLPSSLTQPPAGLLDLPSNLPQPLLPLSPRPAARSQSQTQTHSHNPFL